A single genomic interval of Koleobacter methoxysyntrophicus harbors:
- a CDS encoding GspE/PulE family protein has protein sequence MPNLKKRLGNVLVEAGFITPNELNKALIEQMKTGKRLEKILVELGVIGEKDIVDVLEFQLGIPRIDFKKEHIDPETAKIVPEHIARSHCLIPVKRQNGKLVVAMANPLNDTAADDIKMAVGLDVEPVIAGEAEINEQIEIYHFKGSAGGLEEGPHLETVEALKESDVSEGAEGVADTPAVRLVDSLIGHGINENASDIHIEPGERDVIVLFRIDGFLQEIMSYPLDLHNAVVARIKILAGMNITQKRLPQDGRIKMRLKEIRVDLRVSTLPTIYGERVALRILNQSRFLLDINELGFYPDSLEDLKSIIQRPYGMILVTGPTGSGKTTTLYSFLKLLNTPEKNIITLEDPVEAVIPGVNQVQINPGTGLTFAKGLRAILRQDPNIIMVGEIRDAETADIAVRAALTGHLVLSTLHTNNSAGAVTRLIDMGVEPFLVASSVVCVIAQRLVRRLCKHCKHSYKPSERERFLLNWKSDIMALHKGRGCPQCRETGFKGRTVVYEIMKVTQKHRELINAKVSTDVLMTAAKKQGMETLRENALKKVIQGITSFDEAVRVAFTEE, from the coding sequence ATGCCCAATTTAAAAAAGAGGCTGGGGAATGTCCTGGTAGAAGCAGGTTTTATTACCCCGAATGAACTGAACAAGGCCCTCATTGAACAGATGAAAACGGGAAAACGCCTTGAGAAAATCCTTGTTGAGCTCGGGGTTATCGGGGAAAAGGACATTGTTGATGTGCTGGAATTTCAACTGGGTATTCCCCGGATTGACTTCAAGAAAGAACATATCGACCCCGAAACGGCGAAGATAGTGCCCGAGCACATTGCGAGGAGCCATTGTTTAATACCCGTGAAAAGACAGAATGGAAAACTAGTAGTGGCTATGGCTAACCCTTTGAATGACACAGCTGCAGATGATATAAAAATGGCTGTAGGATTAGATGTAGAGCCCGTAATCGCAGGAGAAGCTGAAATAAATGAACAGATCGAAATCTATCATTTCAAAGGTTCGGCGGGAGGTTTGGAGGAAGGGCCTCATTTAGAGACGGTAGAGGCATTAAAGGAATCAGACGTTTCTGAAGGGGCGGAGGGCGTAGCGGACACACCTGCTGTTAGGCTTGTGGATTCTCTTATTGGGCACGGTATAAATGAAAATGCAAGCGACATACATATAGAACCGGGTGAAAGGGATGTAATTGTCCTTTTCAGAATAGATGGGTTCCTACAGGAAATAATGAGCTATCCCTTAGACCTTCATAATGCTGTTGTTGCAAGGATAAAGATCCTTGCGGGAATGAACATAACCCAGAAAAGGCTGCCTCAAGATGGAAGGATCAAGATGCGGTTGAAAGAGATAAGGGTTGACCTGAGGGTTTCAACCCTTCCTACTATTTACGGTGAAAGGGTAGCATTGAGGATACTAAATCAGAGCAGATTCCTGCTTGATATAAATGAGCTGGGCTTTTATCCTGATTCCCTTGAGGATTTAAAAAGCATAATCCAGCGACCTTACGGAATGATCCTTGTAACAGGCCCTACAGGAAGCGGAAAAACTACAACACTTTACTCTTTTTTAAAACTGCTAAACACACCTGAAAAGAATATCATAACCCTTGAAGACCCGGTTGAAGCTGTAATACCAGGGGTTAATCAGGTGCAGATAAATCCAGGGACCGGTCTGACCTTTGCTAAAGGCCTGAGGGCAATATTGAGACAAGATCCGAACATAATAATGGTTGGTGAAATAAGGGACGCAGAAACCGCAGATATAGCTGTAAGGGCAGCCCTTACAGGCCATCTCGTTTTATCGACCCTTCATACTAACAACTCTGCCGGCGCTGTTACACGGCTTATCGATATGGGGGTAGAACCCTTTTTGGTAGCTTCTTCGGTGGTATGCGTAATAGCCCAGAGACTTGTAAGAAGGCTCTGTAAACACTGCAAACATTCCTACAAGCCTTCCGAGAGGGAACGATTTCTGCTGAATTGGAAATCAGATATAATGGCTCTGCATAAGGGACGAGGATGCCCCCAGTGCAGAGAAACAGGTTTTAAAGGCAGGACTGTAGTCTACGAGATAATGAAGGTTACACAAAAACACAGGGAATTAATAAATGCCAAGGTTTCTACTGATGTCCTTATGACTGCAGCAAAGAAACAGGGGATGGAAACCCTGAGGGAAAATGCACTGAAGAAGGTTATTCAAGGCATAACATCATTCGATGAGGCTGTAAGGGTTGCTTTTACCGAAGAGTGA
- a CDS encoding type II secretion system F family protein: MAAYRYKGINSFGKGITGVTEALDEKNVADMLKARGYYPVLIRPVNDAHIIRRMRDRMHRIRAGDLGAFSRQLASLLEAGIPIIDSFYILSGQQEHPKFKRVLNEIIGDLKKGFGITRAVAKHKGIFPELFINMVEAGEVSGNLNDILLKLAEHYEREDALENKLKSAIAYPTLLSAVTFGVLVFLVTVVIPIFADLYESMGAPLPLPTRLILDAGSFLAKFWAVAILMMGGTALALWNIFRGEKGRYTWDRWLLKLPVVGELQRRLMFSRFSRTMSILLCSGVNILEAFNTANKTVNNSILFKELNKIAENVRNGNRICDALMDNRFFPPVFKQMVSIGEEVGNLEMMLARAADFYDREANALLSRISGLIEPVIITVIGVIIGFIVITAVLPMFDIFNMFV, encoded by the coding sequence GTGGCTGCTTATCGCTATAAAGGGATAAACAGTTTCGGAAAGGGTATTACAGGTGTAACAGAAGCTCTCGATGAAAAAAACGTTGCCGATATGCTGAAGGCAAGGGGTTATTATCCCGTCCTGATCAGGCCTGTAAATGATGCACATATAATTAGGCGGATGAGAGACAGGATGCACAGAATAAGGGCAGGGGATTTAGGGGCTTTTTCCCGACAGCTGGCATCTCTCCTTGAAGCAGGTATTCCCATAATAGATTCGTTTTATATTCTATCAGGTCAGCAGGAACACCCTAAATTTAAAAGGGTTCTGAATGAAATTATAGGTGACTTAAAAAAGGGCTTCGGGATAACAAGGGCTGTTGCTAAACATAAAGGAATTTTTCCCGAACTCTTTATAAATATGGTGGAAGCAGGAGAAGTCAGCGGAAACCTGAATGATATCCTCTTAAAGCTTGCCGAGCATTATGAAAGGGAAGATGCCCTGGAGAATAAGCTGAAATCTGCCATAGCCTATCCTACACTTTTAAGCGCTGTGACCTTTGGGGTTTTAGTATTTCTGGTGACAGTTGTCATACCAATTTTTGCCGATCTTTATGAAAGCATGGGGGCTCCCCTTCCCCTTCCCACAAGGTTAATATTGGATGCAGGGAGCTTTCTTGCAAAATTTTGGGCGGTCGCAATCCTGATGATGGGTGGGACAGCTTTAGCTTTATGGAATATCTTCCGTGGGGAAAAAGGAAGGTATACATGGGACAGATGGCTGCTGAAATTGCCAGTAGTGGGGGAACTCCAGCGCAGGCTTATGTTTTCCCGGTTCAGCCGTACCATGTCTATTCTTCTCTGCAGCGGGGTTAATATCCTTGAGGCATTTAATACTGCCAACAAGACCGTTAATAACTCAATTTTGTTCAAGGAACTGAACAAAATTGCTGAAAACGTTCGGAACGGAAACAGGATTTGCGATGCTTTAATGGATAATAGATTTTTTCCTCCTGTTTTTAAACAGATGGTTTCCATAGGAGAAGAGGTAGGGAATCTAGAAATGATGCTTGCAAGGGCTGCCGATTTCTACGACAGAGAAGCGAACGCCTTGCTATCCCGGATTTCGGGTCTCATCGAACCGGTTATAATAACCGTAATCGGGGTCATAATAGGGTTCATAGTGATAACCGCAGTCCTGCCTATGTTTGATATATTCAATATGTTTGTTTAA